The Candidatus Bathyarchaeum sp. genome contains the following window.
TATTCATAATAGTATTGAAAAGGGTTTTTCTCAAGAAAATTTGAGAAAGTTCACTTAAATTGAGCAAGGGTTTACTCAAGAATATTTGAGAAACACAAAATTACAGAAGTCAGGCTTAAACGCTAAAACATCAAACTCGGCGGATACAAACCAACTTAAATTTTTGGCAAATATTTTTTGAACGGCAGTTTTATTAACCCCGAGTCAAATTACTAGGAACCAAGAAATTAGGTATCAGACAAATAGTGTGTACATAAAAGTATCCCTATTTTTCGCGTATACTTAATAATCTCAAAAAGAATTTAAAGTGTGAGGAAAAGAGGATGCCAGTTAAACGAAAATCCAGAGGCAGAGCAAAAGGAAGCAAAGGAAAAGGTTCTCTAGTGCAGTGTCAGGGGTGTGGACAGCAAGTGCCTCGTGACAAGGCAAAACGTGTTTCCAGGAGGGTTTCATTGGTTGACTCGCTACTCTACAAAGAACTTAAACAGCAAGGCACTTACATCGCCAGCAGCCAAGAAACTAAATACTACTGTGTTTCATGTGCCGTGCACCGTGGAGTAGTCAAAGTACGCTCCAAAGACGAGCGCCGTTCAGGTCCGCCCAGAAGACCCCGACGACGTTAAACAACTTTTTCTTCTTATTTTTTATTTTGCTGCTTTGCGGAAATAGTTTGCTCGTTGTAAAACTGTAAAGTTTGTTAATATAGCAAGTATTAGGATGCTCCAGTTTAAAGCGTCAATCCAAAAGTAACTAACAAAACTTGCTAATCCAACAATTACTATTCTTTCTGCTCGTTCTGCTAAGCCTACAGACTCCATTTTTATGCCGGCGGCTTCTGCTCGTGCCCGAGCATAACTAACCATCATGGAACCTACAAGGGCAGCAAGACCCCAAGCGATATTCGTTAATCCCCCTGCTATGATTCCACAAAGTACTATGGCATCGGCGTATCGGTCAAGCATAGAATCAAAAAATGCACCAAAGGTTGTGGCTTTTCCGTGGACACGGGCGATTACACCATCTAAAGCATCAAACAGCCCAGAAACCAACATCAAAACAGGTGCTAGTATCAAAAACGCCCGATTACTATACCATTGCGAATAAACAACACCCGCCATTAATGAAAATGCGATTCCTAAAATGCTAACGTGATTTGGAGTTAAACCCATGTTATGAAAAGCATTAGCAGTAGAAGTCAAAGCGGTTTGAACTTGTTTTTTGAGTTTTGTCAGCAAGCTTTGTCACTCCAATTTGTTTATGTTTAATTAACGGCTCTTGTTTTCTTAGGAGTTACGGTCAACCAAATTAAACAGCTTTGGTAAGCTAATACGCCGAAGCAACCCTCACAACGTTTTCTGCGCGTTCACCACAAATAACACAGGTTCCATCAATTTTTTCAGGATTATCTTCAGGAATTCCCAGCAACCGAGCGTCAACTTCTTCTTCCAGATTATGACCGCACTCGTCTTTGCCACACCAAGGAACTTCAACTATACCAGTTTTGCGTTTGAGTAAACTTTTAGCTTCAGTTATCCGACTTACACGATAAATGCGATCATTCATCAAAGCCGCAGCGTTAGTTTTCAGATCACGTGCAATTGTTTCAGCTAAGTCATGCACACCAGATACAACTTCATCCATTTTCAGTTGCTGTTTCTTCAAACTATCTCGCCGAACTACGGTAACTACTCCGTTGGCTAAGTCTCTGGGACCAATTTCAACACGGATTGGCACTCCACGCAGTTCCCAGTAATAGAACTTGTTACCCGGAGTCAACTCATTTCGGGTGTCTAATTCAACACGGTAACCTGCATTTTTCAGGGTTTCAGCGACTTCGGCACAGGCTTGGTTGACTTCGGTTTCTTGTCCCTTGTAAGGAACAGGAACCACAACAACCTGCACGGGAGCAATTTCGGGGGGCAAAACAATACCGTTGTCATCTCCGTGGGCAATGAAAATTGCAGCAATTCCCCGTCCAGAAATACCATAACTGGTTGTCCAGATGTATTCTTGATTGCCGTCTTTAGTTTCGTATTTTATGTCAAAGGCTTTGCCAAAGTTTTGACCTAGGTTGTGCACGGTTCCAATCTGCAAAACTTTGCCATCAGGACACAATAAATCAAAGGCTAAGGTATACAAAGCTCCTGCAAACTTGTCCCAATCGGGTCTTCTAGAAAGCACATAAGGAACACCAACAGAATCGAAAAACTGTTTATACAGTTCAACAGCTTGTCGGACTTGTTGTTCAGCTTCGTCGCCGTCTGCGTGACAAGTGTGGGCTTCTTTAAAGGTGGCAACTTCTCGCATTCTGATAATTGGTCGGGTGGCTTTGGTTTCGTATCGGAAAACGTTTACCACTTGATATAGCTTCATGGGCAAATCTACATGGGAGCGTATCCACAATTTAAGCATAGGCGCGATAACGGTTTCACTGGTGGGGCGCAGGGCGAACCGGACTTTGAGGGGTTCATATCCTCCATGGGTCACCCAGAAGCATTCTCCTTCGAAGCTTTTGATGTGGTCGGCTTCTTGGGCTAAAGCAGTTTCAGGAATAAGCAAGGGGAACAGGGTTTCATTGTGTCCGCTGTTGTCTAATAAGTCCCGTATGATTTGTAAGGTGTTTTTTCGTATCTTAAAGCCGTAGGGCATCCAAACTCCTGAACCCTTCACGGGATAACGGTAATCCATTATCTCTGCATTAATCAAAACATCACGGAACCATTCACCGAAATCTTCATGCCATTTTTGTCGCTTTACAGGCAAACCATACACCCTCAAATTTCACATAACAGTTAGATGACCCATAAATAAAATTGTAAGATATTTATGTTATTCAAACAATACAACATCCAAAGTTCACGCTTCTTTGCAGGATACAAATATACTAAATTTGTCTCAAGAACTTGTAGATTAACTGTTGTTCAATAATAAATCATTTCTATGAGGTTAATGGCTGT
Protein-coding sequences here:
- the pgsA gene encoding archaetidylinositol phosphate synthase; translated protein: MLTKLKKQVQTALTSTANAFHNMGLTPNHVSILGIAFSLMAGVVYSQWYSNRAFLILAPVLMLVSGLFDALDGVIARVHGKATTFGAFFDSMLDRYADAIVLCGIIAGGLTNIAWGLAALVGSMMVSYARARAEAAGIKMESVGLAERAERIVIVGLASFVSYFWIDALNWSILILAILTNFTVLQRANYFRKAAK
- the proS gene encoding proline--tRNA ligase — encoded protein: MPVKRQKWHEDFGEWFRDVLINAEIMDYRYPVKGSGVWMPYGFKIRKNTLQIIRDLLDNSGHNETLFPLLIPETALAQEADHIKSFEGECFWVTHGGYEPLKVRFALRPTSETVIAPMLKLWIRSHVDLPMKLYQVVNVFRYETKATRPIIRMREVATFKEAHTCHADGDEAEQQVRQAVELYKQFFDSVGVPYVLSRRPDWDKFAGALYTLAFDLLCPDGKVLQIGTVHNLGQNFGKAFDIKYETKDGNQEYIWTTSYGISGRGIAAIFIAHGDDNGIVLPPEIAPVQVVVVPVPYKGQETEVNQACAEVAETLKNAGYRVELDTRNELTPGNKFYYWELRGVPIRVEIGPRDLANGVVTVVRRDSLKKQQLKMDEVVSGVHDLAETIARDLKTNAAALMNDRIYRVSRITEAKSLLKRKTGIVEVPWCGKDECGHNLEEEVDARLLGIPEDNPEKIDGTCVICGERAENVVRVASAY
- a CDS encoding 30S ribosomal protein S26e — encoded protein: MPVKRKSRGRAKGSKGKGSLVQCQGCGQQVPRDKAKRVSRRVSLVDSLLYKELKQQGTYIASSQETKYYCVSCAVHRGVVKVRSKDERRSGPPRRPRRR